A window of the Gossypium hirsutum isolate 1008001.06 chromosome A03, Gossypium_hirsutum_v2.1, whole genome shotgun sequence genome harbors these coding sequences:
- the LOC107886217 gene encoding elongation factor Tu, chloroplastic translates to MAISSTAAATAASSKLRYPHASPFPTHSSTTTSAFFSSIPSKLTPTHLSSSFLPPFLTTVATTYVFPRRRDSFTVKAARGKFERKKPHVNIGTIGHVDHGKTTLTAALTMALASMGNSAPKKYDEIDAAPEERARGITINTATVEYETENRHYAHVDCPGHADYVKNMITGAAQMDGAILVVSGADGPMPQTKEHILLAKQVGVPNVVVFLNKQDQVDDEELLQLVELEVRELLSSYEFPGDDVPIISGSALLALEALMAKPSIPRGENQWVDKIYELMDAVDSYIPVPQRQTDLPFLLAVEDVFSITGRGTVATGRIERGTVKVGETVDIVGLKDTRNVTVTGVEMFQKTLDDAMAGDNVGLLLRGVQKADIQRGMVLAKPGTITPHTKFSAIVYVLKKEEGGRHSPFFAGYRPQFYMRTTDVTGRVASIMNDKDEESKMVMPGDRVKMVVELIMPVACEQGMRFAIREGGKTVGAGVIQSIIE, encoded by the coding sequence ATGGCAATTTCATCAACAGCAGCAGCCACTGCCGCTTCTTCTAAGCTTAGATACCCACACGCCTCCCCTTTCCCAACTCACTCCTCAACCACCACCTCTGCCTTTTTCTCCTCAATTCCCTCTAAACTAACCCCTACCCACCTCTCCTCTTCCTTCCTCCCTCCTTTCCTCACTACCGTTGCCACCACTTACGTATTCCCTCGCCGTCGCGATTCTTTCACCGTCAAAGCTGCCCGTGGGAAATTCGAACGCAAAAAGCCCCACGTTAACATCGGGACCATCGGCCATGTCGACCACGGCAAAACCACCTTAACTGCCGCTCTAACTATGGCCTTAGCTTCCATGGGTAACAGTGCCCCAAAAAAGTACGACGAAATTGATGCCGCCCCTGAAGAGCGTGCCCGTGGCATCACCATTAACACCGCCACTGTTGAATACGAAACCGAAAATCGCCATTACGCCCACGTCGACTGCCCAGGGCACGCTGATTATGTCAAAAACATGATTACCGGAGCTGCCCAAATGGACGGTGCTATCTTGGTTGTTTCCGGAGCCGATGGACCCATGCCTCAGACTAAAGAACATATCTTGTTGGCTAAACAGGTCGGTGTCCCTAACGTGGTTGTGTTTTTGAACAAACAAGACCAGGTAGATGATGAAGAGCTTTTGCAATTAGTGGAATTGGAGGTGCGTGAATTGCTCTCTAGTTACGAATTTCCCGGTGATGATGTCCCTATTATTTCTGGCTCCGCACTTTTAGCTTTAGAAGCTTTGATGGCTAAGCCCAGTATTCCTAGAGGTGAAAACCAATGGGTGGATAAGATTTATGAACTTATGGATGCTGTTGATAGTTACATTCCTGTTCCTCAAAGACAAACAGATTTGCCTTTCTTGTTAGCTGTTGAGGATGTGTTTTCCATCACTGGTCGTGGTACTGTTGCCACTGGTCGTATCGAGAGAGGTACTGTTAAGGTTGGAGAGACTGTTGACATTGTTGGATTGAAGGATACAAGGAACGTCACAGTTACTGGTGTGGAAATGTTTCAAAAGACATTAGATGACGCCATGGCTGGTGATAATGTTGGGTTGTTACTTAGAGGTGTTCAAAAGGCCGATATTCAGAGAGGGATGGTTTTGGCTAAACCAGGGACAATCACTCCGCATACCAAGTTCAGCGCCATTGTCTATGTGTTGAAGAAGGAAGAGGGTGGCAGACATTCTCCCTTCTTCGCAGGTTATAGACCTCAGTTCTACATGAGGACCACTGATGTCACTGGAAGGGTGGCTTCCATTATGAATGATAAGGATGAGGAGTCTAAGATGGTTATGCCTGGTGACCGTGTAAAGATGGTAGTTGAGCTTATCATGCCTGTGGCTTGTGAGCAAGGGATGCGGTTTGCTATTAGAGAAGGAGGGAAGACAGTTGGAGCCGGGGTTATTCAGTCTATTATTGAGTGA